CGAGGCGAACGAGGACTCGGGCTACGCGAGCGCTCGCCTGCTCGCCATAGCCGACGGCATGGGCGGTCATGCGGGCGGGGAGGTCGCCAGCTCACTTGCCGTCACCGCCATGGCGTCCCTGGACGCCGGTCTTCCGGACAGCGGTGTCGACCTGGTCGCCGCCCTGAAGGGCGCGGCCACGGACGTCAACCACACGCTGCACGACATGAGCGAGCAGGACCCCACGTTACGGGGGATGGGCACCACCCTGACCGCCATGTTGTGGGACGGCGCCACCTTCGCCCTCGCCCACGTCGGAGACTCCCGCGCCTACATGCTGCGCGGCGGCGCCCTCTACCAGATCACCCATGACCACACCCTGGTCCAGTCGCTGGTGGACGAGGGCCGCATCACCCTGGAGCAGGCCGCCGAGCATCCGCGCCGGTCCATGGTGCTGCGGGTCCTTGAGGGCACCGGTGACGGCGAGCTGGACCTCTCCCTGCGCGAGGCCCAGCCGGGCGACCGCTACCTCCTGTGCTCCGACGGCCTGACCGGCGTGGTCGGCCCGGAGACCCTGTTCAACACGCTGACCGAGATCGCCGACCCCGGCGAGGCCGCCCGGTGGCTCATCGACCTGGCCAACCGGGGCGGTGGCCCCGACAACATCACCTGCATCGTGGCCGACTTCGGAGCCCACCCCGTCTCCGCCGAGCGGATCGTCGTGGGCGCCGCGGCCGAGAGGAAGCTGACGCCCTGAGGCCGCCTCGCCGAGCGGGAGGCGGCGTGATCACCAGGTCATGCCGGTGATCCGCTCGTACGCCTCGATGTAGCGGGCCTGGGTGACCGCCACGACCTCGGCGGGCACCTCCGGGGCGGGCTCCTTCTTGTCCCAGCCCGTGCCGGTCGCCCAGTCGCGGACATACTGTTTGTCGAACGAGAACTGCGCGTGACCGGGCTCCCACCGGTCGGCGGGCCAGAACCGCGAGGAGTCGGAGGTCAGCACCTCGTCGCCGAGCACGAGCGTGCCGTCGCCGGCCCGGCCCAGCTCGATCTTGGTGTCGGCGATGATCACACCCCGCTCCGCGGCGAGCTCGGATCCCCGCCGGTAGACCTCCAACGTGATCCGCCTCAGCTCCTCGGCGACCTCCGGGCCCTCCAGGGAGACCACGTCGTCGAAGGCGATGGGTTCGTCGTGCTGCCCGAGCGGCGCCTTGGTACTCGGGGTGAAGATCGGCTCGGGGAGCCTGGACCCGTCCACCAGACCGGGTGGCAGCGGCACGCCCGAGACCGCCCCCTGCGCGCGGTAGTCCTTCAGCCCGCTGCCGGTCAGGTAGCCGCGCGCGACGCACTCGACCTGCACCATCTCCAGTTTCCGGCACCGTACGGCGCGGCCCTCGAACTCGGCGGGCACATCGGTGGCGGAGATGACGTGGTTGGGCACGATGTCGGCGAGCTGGTCG
Above is a genomic segment from Streptosporangium album containing:
- a CDS encoding PP2C family protein-serine/threonine phosphatase, whose amino-acid sequence is MALNEGLALRYAARSDVGVRREANEDSGYASARLLAIADGMGGHAGGEVASSLAVTAMASLDAGLPDSGVDLVAALKGAATDVNHTLHDMSEQDPTLRGMGTTLTAMLWDGATFALAHVGDSRAYMLRGGALYQITHDHTLVQSLVDEGRITLEQAAEHPRRSMVLRVLEGTGDGELDLSLREAQPGDRYLLCSDGLTGVVGPETLFNTLTEIADPGEAARWLIDLANRGGGPDNITCIVADFGAHPVSAERIVVGAAAERKLTP
- a CDS encoding phosphoribosylaminoimidazolesuccinocarboxamide synthase → MKLLHSGKVRDVYEDRGDIILVASDRVSVYDVILPTPIPDKGKILTQLSLWWFDQLADIVPNHVISATDVPAEFEGRAVRCRKLEMVQVECVARGYLTGSGLKDYRAQGAVSGVPLPPGLVDGSRLPEPIFTPSTKAPLGQHDEPIAFDDVVSLEGPEVAEELRRITLEVYRRGSELAAERGVIIADTKIELGRAGDGTLVLGDEVLTSDSSRFWPADRWEPGHAQFSFDKQYVRDWATGTGWDKKEPAPEVPAEVVAVTQARYIEAYERITGMTW